Part of the Desulfovulcanus ferrireducens genome, GGAGAGCTATTTTGTGAAGACTGTGGAGACAGAGTTGCCATAGCTGGCAAGGCAGTCAAATACATGCAAGGTACAATAACCATCTAGAGAGTCTGTGCCCAAACCCCATTTTGACTATCAGATTAGAAATCCTGGTTTCTTGAAAGCCTTGCAAAGGCCTGGGTAAGCCATCTTGACGAAGCTTGCCGATAAGCAGAGCATCGGGTGACAAAACTAAGTATCTGGGACTAGTTACCATAACTATCTATAGTTTAAATTGAGCGATTTTTTTGCAGTTCAAACTTCGAGATTGCTTCGCTACACTTTGTTCCACTCGCAATGACAGGGGCGAGATTGTCATTGCGAGGGCAGCGAAGTTGTCCGTGGCAATCTCACCCATTGACTTAAAATCGCTCAACTTAGGTGTAATTAAAAGACTATTCGTTTATCAAAAATACCCCATTATGCTCTGCCCGCAAGCAAACTTTTTACCCCGTTTAATCCAGCGAAGCGGGGCTGGATTTTGCCAGTATTCAACTGGGGTAGATGGGTCCAGGCATTTGCACCAGCATGAAGGAAATCAGGATTGAAAAAAATTATGAAAAATTGTCCTGTGAGTAAGGTTCGGCCACAGACTCTAAAAGAGACTAAAGGAGAAAATAATGATTACCTGTTACCTGCACTATGTCATTGACCCTTATAAGCTGGAAGAATTTGAAAAATATGCTAAAATGTGGATACCTTTAGTTAACAAATTTGGCGGTACTCATCATGGGTATTTTTTACCACAGGAAGGGGAGAACAATATTGCAATCGCTCTATTCAGTTTCCCGAGCCTGGCAGCCTATGAAGAATACCGTATCAAATCCCTGGATGATCCAGAGTGCCAGGCTGCATTCAAGTTTGCCGAAGAAACAAGATGTATTATAAGTTATAAGCGAAGCTTTATGAAACCTGTTTTTGAGTAGGATATCACATAGGCCGTAACATATTCACGGACAGCACCGCTCTAGCCGACTCCGCCCACAGCCACGTCAGCAGCAAGGATACCCAGAATGCGTCCTTCCTTGTCCCAAAAAGGAGTGGACACAGTTATGCACTTTTCGCCTGTGGCCTGAGAGACATAGACCTCGGAGATGTAAAGGTTGTTGGTTTTCATTGGTTCGGTAAACCACGGACGTTGAGACCAATCTTTACCCAGGGCCTCGGCATCTTTCGGAGATTCCTTGCCTGGCCTCGGGATGTTGGCAATGGGCTGAATGCCGCGCTCATCAGTGAGGTATAGCAGCTCTAGAAAATCGTGCTCCCTTATGGCCGCGCGCAACGCCTCCTCCTGCCGCTCGCGTTGCATGGACCTAATTGCCTCGGAAGCTGCCAGTTCACTGATAACTTTCTGGACCACTCCCTGCCCCATGAGTCGAAAAACATTGTTCAGACTCTCCAGTTCTTCTACTTGCTCTAACAACCGCCTCATGGCGGCTTCGGAATTAGCCATATCCTCACCGGTATGCCTGGCTATTTTGTCCAGATGGGAGATAGTTCGCGTAATTTGCTCACTGGCCGTGGCCTGTTGGACAGCTGCTGAAGCGATGGAGTCTATTTGCCGAGAGTTATCGTCGGAAAGCTCAACAATTTCGGCAAGCATTTCCCCGGAGCGATGGGCCACGCTCGTGGCTTTTTTTACAAGCTTGGCTGTCCCCTCCATGCCTTCTCTGGTATCGGCCACACCTTTCTGGATGGCTTCGATCTGGTGACCAACATCTCGGGTAGCTTCCATGGTCTTTTCAGCCAATTTACGCACCTCATCAGCAACCACAGCAAATCCCCGACCCGCCTCACCTGCCCGAGCAGCCTCTATAGCCGCGTTCAAGGCCAGAAGATTGGTTTGGTCAGCGATGTCCGAAATGATCTCCATAACCTTTCCGATTTCTAGTGCTTGCTTACCAAGGCCCATGATCACCTCGGTAAGTTGGGCTGTGCGCTCATTTACTGCCTGTATGGCAGCTACCGTCTCTTTTACTGTTTTTGCCCCCTCTTGGGCCTGTTGTTTAGCTTTGTCTGCAGCTGAAGCAGCGGCTTCGGCGCTTTTGGAAACCTGAGCCTGAGAGGCGTTCATCTCTTCCATTGCCGTGGCAGCTTCAGCCGCCAGCCGTTGTGCCTCTGTTGCACCCTGGGCTGCATTTTCCGAGGCCTGGCGCAAGAGCATGGTAGCCTCTTGGATACCGTGAATAGCATTTCCTAACGTATTCGAAGCATTAACCAAACCTTGGCAGCGTGATTCTTCGGCCTTCTCGCGTGCCACCGCAATCTGTTCCAA contains:
- a CDS encoding NIPSNAP family protein — its product is MITCYLHYVIDPYKLEEFEKYAKMWIPLVNKFGGTHHGYFLPQEGENNIAIALFSFPSLAAYEEYRIKSLDDPECQAAFKFAEETRCIISYKRSFMKPVFE
- a CDS encoding methyl-accepting chemotaxis protein; translation: MMNKIIWLLLPAALICGILAAIAFTGLNSLEAMLLTGPDLSKVSKMIADLRLQLVSISIAGLLAGLVSAVWVAGFQGRKTRALLEFLESRMGIIGIGVDSFEGVRGYEKIIKLTGVVFDKFEELTAQNCKLAESLREQEDLAKRALEQIAVAREKAEESRCQGLVNASNTLGNAIHGIQEATMLLRQASENAAQGATEAQRLAAEAATAMEEMNASQAQVSKSAEAAASAADKAKQQAQEGAKTVKETVAAIQAVNERTAQLTEVIMGLGKQALEIGKVMEIISDIADQTNLLALNAAIEAARAGEAGRGFAVVADEVRKLAEKTMEATRDVGHQIEAIQKGVADTREGMEGTAKLVKKATSVAHRSGEMLAEIVELSDDNSRQIDSIASAAVQQATASEQITRTISHLDKIARHTGEDMANSEAAMRRLLEQVEELESLNNVFRLMGQGVVQKVISELAASEAIRSMQRERQEEALRAAIREHDFLELLYLTDERGIQPIANIPRPGKESPKDAEALGKDWSQRPWFTEPMKTNNLYISEVYVSQATGEKCITVSTPFWDKEGRILGILAADVAVGGVG